From Bacteroidales bacterium, one genomic window encodes:
- a CDS encoding RagB/SusD family nutrient uptake outer membrane protein, with protein MKKILSIIMSIGVILSMNSCKGFLDDTPTDSVPASRAAVTLEDAGVAVNGLYTYLKYYTLYGGTMITMGDMRADNLYPKEVSGTGSIAYALEYEPSANTYFSLWTSYYTTIMRANTLIQSLAALNVTDADDVATKNNYLGEAYAVRALCYFDLARLYGMPYMYDKGASLGAVLITTPVSPSEAKLPRSTVAETYAQVASDLTTALPLLSSDKNLGHFNYWAAKLLQARMYLYMGNYSEAYNAATEVIKKSPYSLVPNADYLSSWGVEGNDEAVLEVLVSTNGDIDSDGGFGGGFYNYLWFDDGNAGASVVPTLKWRKLFASTPNDVRAQMIQYDDPVTGVKKSGKYWLKKFIGNKTQGYTFRRNNPHIFRLAEAYLIAAEAGIETGAADASDYLDAVRRRADPTVTKVAATKALVDEENQKEFIGEGHRFFDIMRRGGKLTRSMVADPDDFAGATPYTISWDDYRVVLPISHNERVTYPELQQNPGYKE; from the coding sequence ATGAAAAAGATATTAAGCATAATAATGTCAATCGGAGTTATTCTATCCATGAACTCTTGCAAAGGATTTCTAGATGATACTCCTACCGATTCCGTTCCAGCATCAAGAGCTGCAGTTACACTTGAGGATGCCGGAGTTGCCGTCAACGGTTTGTATACGTATTTGAAATACTACACACTATACGGCGGAACCATGATAACCATGGGCGATATGAGAGCCGATAACTTGTACCCTAAAGAGGTCAGCGGTACCGGAAGTATCGCTTACGCTTTGGAATACGAGCCTTCTGCAAATACATATTTCTCTTTGTGGACATCTTACTATACAACAATCATGAGAGCTAACACTCTTATTCAGAGTCTTGCTGCTCTTAATGTTACAGATGCAGATGATGTTGCTACAAAGAATAATTACTTAGGAGAGGCTTACGCAGTCCGCGCCCTTTGCTATTTTGATTTGGCAAGACTTTATGGAATGCCTTACATGTATGATAAGGGTGCTTCACTTGGAGCAGTTCTAATCACAACTCCGGTATCCCCTTCAGAGGCAAAATTGCCTAGAAGTACTGTCGCTGAGACTTATGCACAAGTTGCATCTGACCTTACAACCGCACTTCCTCTACTTTCTTCAGACAAGAACCTTGGCCACTTCAACTATTGGGCAGCTAAGCTTCTTCAGGCAAGAATGTACCTGTATATGGGTAACTATAGCGAGGCATACAATGCTGCAACAGAGGTTATTAAGAAGTCCCCTTACAGCTTGGTTCCTAATGCTGATTACCTATCATCATGGGGCGTTGAAGGAAACGACGAGGCTGTTCTTGAGGTTCTTGTCTCTACAAACGGTGATATTGATAGTGACGGCGGCTTTGGCGGCGGTTTCTACAATTATCTATGGTTTGATGATGGAAATGCAGGAGCAAGCGTTGTCCCTACTTTAAAGTGGAGAAAACTTTTTGCATCTACTCCTAATGATGTCCGTGCACAGATGATTCAGTATGATGATCCTGTAACCGGCGTTAAGAAGAGCGGAAAATATTGGCTTAAGAAATTCATAGGCAACAAGACTCAAGGTTATACTTTCAGACGTAATAACCCTCATATCTTCAGACTTGCAGAGGCTTATCTAATTGCAGCAGAAGCAGGTATTGAGACAGGAGCCGCAGATGCCAGCGATTATTTGGATGCAGTAAGAAGAAGAGCTGATCCTACCGTTACAAAAGTTGCTGCTACAAAGGCACTTGTAGACGAGGAGAATCAGAAGGAATTCATCGGAGAGGGACACAGATTCTTTGATATCATGCGTCGCGGCGGCAAGCTTACAAGAAGCATGGTTGCTGACCCTGATGATTTTGCAGGCGCAACTCCTTACACAATTTCCTGGGATGATTACAGAGTTGTTCTTCCTATTTCACACAATGAGCGTGTAACTTATCCTGAACTACAACAGAATCCTGGTTACAAAGAGTAA
- a CDS encoding TonB-dependent receptor, translated as MKKLFLFVLAALCSTMMLAQKVTVSGTVTSKDDGQPIPGTNVQVKGTKTGAFTDEKGKYTIANVPANATLVFSSIGFNTQEVAVGGRAVVNLAMASSSTTLDETIVVAYGTVKKGSYSGSATVVKQDAIKDAPVVSFEQVLAGKAAGVQVASYSGQPGSQVEINVRGFGSFNAGNQPLYVIDGVPATSGDYGSGNISSSAMNYLNPSDVESITILKDAAAASLYGSRASNGVVLITTKKGKAGDLTSTFKASLGLSYFAYNNYPECSDSETEELERQKFYNYGQDNPTKWKGKYATLDDYTAAMLAKNYPARDYSKYIYKDWEDVLFRKGRNQTYEYSITGGGEKGKVYASIAYTDQEGVIKIDKLRRFSTTINMDAQAAKRVKIGATLQYSWQYQDGHQDGWSSKDNPFFIWKVVLTDRWPYKYKDSGELYLERMSTRFNTINPVASYKAQVNDAWQNRLMLKGWAEATITDYLKIKTILSNDWENEHDRFAWLYGHPNFYAYSDVGGYASDRHRNDVRMVSSTTANFDKTFGKHHVSAMLGWEAERDRYKMTSIGKIDFKYLGATESYLAANFDDGYSYSREEGLLSLISNLNYDYDAKYYLTGTFRRDGSSRLASNSRWGNFWSVSGSWRFANEEFLKYDWLNDGKIRSSYGTSGTLPSSYFGYMAVYDYGNYGSQGASYPSNVANTDLTWEKNKNWNVALDATIFDRYTLTAEYYHKKTTDLLLDATIPSTTGFSTSLMNIGAMVNHGWELSLNVDIIKKKDMDLSVGANWATVHNEVKALSKPGEEIVNDVWIWKEGYSFYQFYTRDYLGVDKTNGKPLYAEGSYYKKGDVVDQDVTLKNGKVIKSGETMPCNSFNYTPTTRQNASSMIIDGKTSIPKGYGGFNANFRWKDITVSMAWSYKYGGYLWDGATDELANDGYRTFTQPILKSQRNTWREDNTNGNIPRRILGNNQGGYYNSTRYLHKDNFMRLKNMTVSYSIPKFITDKLTLKSARFYVAGTNLLTISNSELDPEVEADGYYNYQMPTLRTVTFGVEVTF; from the coding sequence ATGAAAAAACTATTCTTGTTTGTGCTCGCTGCATTGTGTTCAACAATGATGCTCGCACAAAAGGTTACGGTCTCAGGTACTGTGACTTCTAAGGATGACGGTCAACCTATCCCTGGAACTAACGTTCAGGTTAAGGGTACAAAGACCGGTGCTTTCACAGATGAAAAAGGTAAGTACACAATTGCCAATGTTCCGGCAAATGCTACGCTTGTTTTTTCGTCTATAGGTTTCAACACACAGGAAGTTGCTGTTGGCGGAAGGGCAGTTGTCAATTTAGCCATGGCCTCCAGCTCAACTACTTTGGATGAAACAATCGTTGTTGCTTACGGTACCGTTAAAAAAGGTTCCTATTCCGGTTCAGCCACTGTTGTAAAACAGGACGCTATTAAAGATGCCCCGGTAGTAAGCTTTGAACAAGTACTTGCAGGTAAAGCTGCCGGTGTTCAAGTTGCTTCCTATTCTGGCCAGCCTGGTTCACAGGTAGAGATTAACGTCCGCGGATTTGGCTCATTCAATGCCGGCAACCAGCCTTTGTACGTAATTGATGGTGTCCCTGCAACAAGCGGAGACTATGGTTCTGGCAACATTTCTTCCAGCGCCATGAACTATTTGAACCCAAGCGATGTTGAGTCCATCACTATCTTGAAGGATGCGGCAGCCGCTTCATTGTATGGTTCACGTGCATCCAACGGAGTTGTCCTAATCACAACAAAGAAAGGAAAAGCTGGAGACCTGACCTCTACATTCAAGGCATCTCTTGGTCTTTCTTACTTTGCATATAACAACTACCCTGAGTGCTCAGATTCTGAGACGGAAGAGTTGGAAAGACAGAAATTCTACAATTACGGTCAGGACAACCCTACAAAATGGAAAGGAAAATATGCAACTCTAGATGACTATACTGCTGCAATGCTTGCAAAGAACTATCCTGCAAGAGATTACTCAAAGTATATTTATAAAGATTGGGAAGACGTTCTGTTCCGCAAAGGCAGAAACCAAACTTACGAGTATAGTATCACAGGTGGCGGCGAGAAAGGAAAAGTTTATGCTTCTATCGCTTATACAGACCAGGAGGGTGTTATCAAAATTGATAAACTGCGCAGATTCTCTACTACTATTAATATGGATGCACAGGCTGCAAAGAGAGTAAAGATTGGAGCAACACTTCAGTATTCTTGGCAGTATCAGGATGGCCACCAGGACGGCTGGTCTTCTAAGGATAACCCGTTCTTCATTTGGAAAGTTGTTCTAACTGACAGATGGCCTTATAAATATAAAGATTCAGGTGAACTTTATCTAGAGCGCATGAGCACCAGATTCAACACAATCAACCCGGTTGCTTCTTACAAAGCTCAGGTAAATGATGCATGGCAGAATCGTTTGATGTTAAAAGGATGGGCAGAAGCTACAATCACTGACTATTTGAAAATCAAGACTATATTAAGTAACGACTGGGAGAATGAACATGACCGTTTTGCATGGTTATATGGTCACCCTAATTTCTATGCTTATAGTGATGTTGGAGGTTATGCATCTGACAGACACCGCAATGATGTCAGAATGGTTTCTTCTACTACTGCTAATTTTGATAAAACATTTGGAAAGCACCATGTTAGCGCAATGCTAGGATGGGAGGCTGAGAGAGACCGCTATAAGATGACATCTATCGGAAAAATAGATTTCAAATATTTAGGCGCAACTGAGTCTTATCTTGCAGCTAACTTTGATGATGGTTATTCATACTCTAGAGAGGAAGGTTTGCTTTCATTAATCAGCAACTTGAATTATGATTATGATGCAAAATACTATTTGACAGGTACTTTCAGACGTGATGGTTCCTCAAGACTTGCTTCAAATTCTAGATGGGGCAACTTCTGGTCAGTATCAGGTTCATGGAGATTTGCCAATGAGGAATTCTTAAAATATGATTGGTTAAATGATGGTAAGATCCGCAGCTCTTATGGAACAAGCGGTACTCTACCTTCCAGCTATTTTGGCTACATGGCAGTTTATGATTATGGCAATTATGGTTCACAAGGTGCAAGTTATCCTTCAAATGTTGCCAATACAGATTTGACATGGGAGAAAAACAAGAACTGGAACGTTGCATTGGATGCTACTATTTTTGATAGATACACATTAACAGCAGAGTACTACCACAAGAAAACTACCGATTTGCTTTTGGATGCTACAATTCCTTCAACTACAGGATTCTCCACTTCACTTATGAACATTGGCGCAATGGTCAATCACGGATGGGAACTTTCATTGAATGTAGACATCATTAAGAAAAAAGATATGGATTTGTCAGTTGGTGCAAACTGGGCAACCGTTCACAATGAGGTTAAGGCCTTGTCAAAGCCAGGTGAGGAAATTGTTAACGATGTATGGATTTGGAAAGAGGGATACTCCTTCTATCAGTTCTACACAAGAGATTACCTAGGAGTTGATAAGACAAACGGAAAACCTCTATATGCAGAGGGTTCTTATTACAAGAAGGGAGATGTTGTTGACCAGGACGTTACATTAAAGAACGGAAAGGTTATAAAGAGCGGCGAGACAATGCCTTGCAACAGTTTCAACTACACCCCTACCACAAGACAAAATGCAAGCTCAATGATTATTGACGGCAAGACTTCTATTCCAAAGGGTTATGGCGGATTCAACGCAAACTTCAGATGGAAGGACATCACTGTATCAATGGCTTGGTCATACAAATATGGCGGCTATCTATGGGACGGTGCAACGGATGAACTTGCAAATGATGGTTACAGAACATTTACACAGCCTATTCTTAAATCTCAGAGAAATACTTGGAGAGAGGATAACACTAACGGAAATATTCCACGCCGTATCCTTGGAAACAATCAAGGAGGTTACTACAATTCAACACGTTATCTGCACAAGGATAACTTTATGAGACTTAAGAACATGACAGTTTCATACAGCATTCCTAAGTTCATTACAGATAAGCTTACTCTTAAGAGCGCCAGATTCTATGTTGCAGGAACTAACCTTCTTACAATCTCTAACTCGGAGCTTGATCCTGAGGTTGAAGCCGACGGTTATTACAACTACCAGATGCCAACTCTTAGAACAGTTACATTTGGCGTAGAAGTTACATTTTAA
- the der gene encoding ribosome biogenesis GTPase Der, whose translation MGIVAIVGRPNVGKSTLFNRMVGERRAIVDKEAGVTRDRHYGKCEWCGKTFSVIDTGGYTSNSDDVFEKEIRKQVLAAIDEADVILFMCDVDTGITDYDEEIADILRRCKKPVILAVNKVDTGDKMYGSYEFNRFGLGEPYSIAAADGGGTGDLMDKICEVLPKPKEEDAELEKLPKITIVGRPNVGKSSMTNALLGTDRNIVTPVAGTTRDSISTRYNKFGYDFMIVDTAGLRKKNKVTEDLEFYSVMRAVRSIENSDICILMIDAQEGIQAQDMNIFYLIQKNGKGCVFVVNKWDTVEKDSQTMKDFKESILEKIAPFNDVPIIFTSVINKQRIFDVLKEAMEVYQNYSRKIPTAKLNEALLPEIESHQPPMYKGKDIKIKFVTQLPTKTPSFAFFCNLPQYIKDPYKRFLENKLRSHFKFTGCPVNIFLRQK comes from the coding sequence ATGGGAATTGTTGCAATAGTAGGACGTCCAAACGTGGGCAAATCAACGCTTTTCAACAGAATGGTTGGAGAGAGGAGAGCAATTGTAGATAAAGAAGCCGGAGTCACAAGAGACCGCCACTACGGCAAATGTGAGTGGTGCGGCAAAACTTTTTCTGTTATTGATACCGGAGGATACACTTCCAATTCAGATGATGTCTTTGAGAAAGAGATTAGGAAACAAGTACTTGCAGCAATTGATGAAGCGGATGTAATTTTGTTCATGTGCGATGTTGACACCGGCATAACAGATTATGATGAAGAGATTGCGGATATTCTGAGACGTTGTAAAAAGCCTGTAATTCTGGCCGTTAACAAGGTTGACACAGGAGATAAAATGTACGGGTCTTATGAATTCAACAGGTTTGGACTTGGAGAACCTTACAGCATTGCTGCGGCAGATGGAGGAGGGACCGGAGATTTGATGGATAAAATTTGTGAAGTGCTGCCAAAGCCAAAAGAGGAAGATGCTGAACTTGAGAAGCTTCCAAAGATTACTATTGTGGGGAGACCTAATGTAGGAAAATCTTCTATGACAAATGCGCTGCTTGGAACTGATAGAAATATCGTTACCCCGGTAGCCGGAACTACCAGAGATTCAATAAGTACCAGGTACAATAAATTTGGCTATGACTTTATGATTGTGGATACGGCAGGATTGAGAAAGAAAAACAAGGTAACGGAAGACCTTGAATTCTACTCAGTTATGCGTGCCGTTCGCAGCATAGAAAATTCAGATATCTGCATACTGATGATAGATGCGCAGGAAGGAATTCAAGCGCAGGACATGAATATATTCTACCTGATCCAGAAGAACGGGAAAGGATGCGTATTTGTCGTAAACAAGTGGGACACAGTAGAAAAGGACAGCCAAACCATGAAAGATTTTAAAGAATCCATTCTGGAAAAAATTGCTCCGTTTAACGATGTCCCTATCATATTTACTTCAGTCATAAACAAACAGAGAATATTTGATGTTCTAAAAGAGGCCATGGAGGTCTATCAAAATTACTCCAGAAAAATTCCTACGGCCAAGTTAAATGAGGCTTTGCTGCCGGAGATAGAAAGCCATCAGCCGCCTATGTACAAGGGTAAAGATATCAAGATAAAATTCGTAACCCAGCTGCCCACAAAGACTCCTTCATTCGCATTTTTCTGCAACCTCCCGCAGTACATCAAAGACCCTTACAAACGCTTCTTGGAGAACAAGTTACGCAGTCACTTCAAATTCACAGGCTGCCCGGTCAACATTTTTTTGAGGCAAAAATAA
- the nadE gene encoding NAD(+) synthase, protein MLIHKEFTIDQIHDTLVEGIRKYFADCKVKRAILGLSGGIDSAVVGVLATEALGVDNMHAFMMPSEFSTLHSIQDAVDLAENLGIKYDVVAIGEIYKRYMRELEPVFGLHNKWNVAEENLQARIRANLLMAYSNKFNALVINTSNKSELCMGYGTLYGDLAGALMPIADLYKGDIYELAYYINSNNNEVIPQSTLTKAPSAELHPGQKDSDSLPEYEIMDPLLYAMNEGGKSAAQLIKDGADKAVIKRITELMSKSSFKVHQLPPILNISSKPIGYKEKWLL, encoded by the coding sequence ATGCTTATTCATAAGGAGTTTACAATTGACCAAATTCATGATACCCTGGTTGAGGGAATCAGAAAATATTTTGCAGATTGTAAAGTAAAGAGGGCAATTCTTGGATTGAGCGGCGGGATTGATTCTGCCGTTGTGGGAGTGCTTGCTACGGAGGCTCTTGGGGTTGACAATATGCACGCCTTTATGATGCCAAGTGAGTTTTCCACATTGCACTCTATTCAAGATGCCGTGGATTTGGCTGAGAATCTGGGCATTAAATATGATGTAGTTGCTATTGGAGAAATCTACAAAAGGTATATGAGGGAACTGGAACCTGTGTTTGGCCTGCACAACAAATGGAATGTTGCGGAGGAAAATTTGCAGGCCAGAATCCGCGCAAATCTCCTGATGGCTTACTCTAACAAGTTTAATGCATTGGTTATCAACACATCCAACAAGAGCGAGCTTTGCATGGGATATGGTACTTTGTATGGAGATTTGGCGGGAGCATTGATGCCGATTGCAGATTTGTACAAGGGAGATATCTATGAATTAGCATATTACATTAACAGCAATAACAATGAAGTTATTCCGCAATCTACGCTTACAAAGGCGCCTTCAGCGGAACTTCATCCCGGGCAAAAAGATTCAGATTCACTTCCTGAGTATGAAATTATGGACCCCCTTCTTTACGCAATGAACGAGGGCGGAAAGAGCGCAGCGCAGCTTATTAAAGATGGCGCCGACAAGGCTGTTATTAAGAGGATTACGGAACTCATGAGCAAGTCTTCATTTAAAGTTCATCAGCTCCCTCCTATCCTTAATATAAGCAGCAAGCCGATTGGGTACAAAGAGAAGTGGCTCTTATAA
- a CDS encoding ribose-phosphate pyrophosphokinase, protein MMEHPIKIFSTRNSRYLAERIAKSLKMDLGKAEVTAFSDGEFQPIYLESVRGNTLFIVCSTFPPVENLMELLLLIDAARRASAYKVIAVMPYFGWARQDRKDRPRVSIGAKLVANLLAAAGCDRVMTADLHADQIQGFFDFPVDHIYASSIFMPYLRSLKIKDMSIAAPDMGSAKRANAYARILGCPMIICHKSRERANVVGSMTAIGDVEGRNVVIVDDMVDTAGTMCKAAKMLMDKGAKSVRALATHAVLSGAAYEHISQSPLKELVVTDTIPLRAPEGADTSKIKVVSVAELFGDVIDKVYKDKSFSTSFIY, encoded by the coding sequence ATCATGGAACATCCTATAAAAATTTTCTCTACAAGAAACTCCAGATACCTTGCGGAGAGAATTGCAAAGTCTTTAAAAATGGATTTGGGAAAAGCTGAAGTCACCGCGTTTAGCGATGGAGAATTTCAGCCTATTTACTTGGAGAGCGTAAGAGGAAATACGCTTTTCATTGTATGCTCTACATTCCCTCCTGTAGAAAACCTTATGGAGCTGCTGCTGCTTATTGACGCAGCGCGCAGAGCTTCTGCTTATAAGGTAATTGCCGTTATGCCATATTTTGGCTGGGCAAGACAGGACCGCAAAGACCGCCCAAGGGTTTCCATCGGAGCCAAGCTGGTTGCCAATCTTCTTGCTGCCGCAGGGTGCGACCGCGTGATGACTGCAGATTTGCACGCAGACCAAATTCAGGGATTCTTTGATTTCCCTGTAGATCACATATATGCAAGCTCCATCTTTATGCCGTACTTGCGCTCTTTAAAAATTAAGGATATGTCAATTGCAGCTCCCGATATGGGAAGTGCAAAGAGGGCAAATGCTTATGCAAGAATTTTAGGATGCCCAATGATTATATGCCACAAGAGCAGGGAGAGAGCAAATGTTGTTGGCTCAATGACAGCAATTGGAGATGTTGAGGGGAGAAATGTTGTAATTGTTGATGATATGGTAGATACTGCCGGCACAATGTGCAAAGCTGCTAAAATGCTGATGGACAAGGGAGCAAAGAGCGTCAGAGCTTTGGCAACGCACGCTGTTTTGAGCGGAGCGGCATACGAGCACATATCACAATCTCCGCTTAAGGAGCTTGTAGTAACAGACACAATTCCTTTGCGCGCACCGGAAGGAGCAGACACAAGCAAGATTAAGGTAGTATCTGTCGCTGAGCTATTTGGAGACGTAATTGACAAAGTATATAAGGATAAATCTTTCTCTACAAGTTTTATTTATTAG
- the yihA gene encoding ribosome biogenesis GTP-binding protein YihA/YsxC, protein MKITKAVFAGSSTNINNKPKQKLPEFAFIGRSNVGKSSLINMLCGGAQKLDGTKERKVVLKELAKTSSSPGKTVLVNHFMIDGSWYLVDLPGYGFAKIPKPQRDALAKMNNEFINNSKELVNLFVLIDSRHSLQQMDLVFMQSLGKAQIPFAIIFTKADKLGKEAVKKSVGSIKKELLEYWEELPPCFISSAEKGTGKEEILNYIDEILNSIKHN, encoded by the coding sequence ATGAAAATTACAAAAGCGGTTTTTGCCGGAAGCAGCACTAACATTAATAATAAGCCAAAGCAGAAACTCCCTGAATTTGCGTTTATTGGAAGGTCCAATGTGGGTAAGTCCTCCTTAATCAACATGTTATGCGGAGGAGCGCAGAAGCTGGACGGAACAAAAGAGAGAAAAGTTGTTTTAAAAGAGCTGGCAAAGACGTCATCATCGCCGGGCAAGACAGTTTTGGTGAATCATTTTATGATAGACGGCAGCTGGTATCTGGTAGACCTTCCTGGTTATGGTTTTGCTAAAATTCCAAAACCGCAAAGAGACGCGCTGGCAAAAATGAACAATGAATTTATTAACAACTCCAAAGAGCTTGTTAATCTTTTTGTTTTGATTGATTCCAGACACTCCTTGCAGCAGATGGATTTGGTGTTTATGCAGAGCCTTGGAAAAGCGCAGATTCCTTTTGCGATTATTTTTACAAAAGCGGATAAACTGGGAAAGGAAGCGGTAAAAAAATCTGTCGGGAGTATAAAAAAAGAGTTGCTGGAATATTGGGAAGAATTGCCGCCGTGCTTTATCAGCTCCGCAGAGAAAGGGACAGGCAAAGAGGAGATACTCAATTACATAGATGAAATTTTGAATTCAATTAAACACAACTAA
- the xseA gene encoding exodeoxyribonuclease VII large subunit, which translates to MAEYKLNMVDEDEELSDGAASEERYTLSEFLEEIETEIESSFSDSRWVAAEISSVTNNWPGGHCYMELVQTEEGGDKVIAKARATIWREKNRLLTPLFRETAGGDLRGGIKILVKVKATFSAVYGFSLNIVNIEPSFTLGDMEARKQQTIKRLEKEGLINRNKELAIPALPCRIAIVSSEGAAGYGDFMKHIKEGSVNEQNQVESVRFKTELFEAPMQGAEAPAGIAKAFALIAERQKEFDIVALIRGGGSQMDLSCFDEYLVAKAIAECPLPVVTGVGHDRDVHICDIVASHPVKTPTAAAAFLLDIFSAERQKIGEFGDRVQKAVNLYFEKEDQKLEKLVSRVTFICGTAVLRQQNMLEQKRIAIGNIIAKYFTLKENEIKLLEQRLLSSSPMKILEKGYSVIFADGRKAVSVNDIHDGSHLRIMMRDGEVSVIVKKEK; encoded by the coding sequence ATGGCTGAATATAAATTAAATATGGTAGATGAGGATGAGGAGCTGAGCGACGGTGCTGCGTCAGAAGAGCGTTATACTCTCTCAGAATTTTTAGAGGAAATTGAGACAGAGATAGAGAGTTCATTTTCTGACTCGCGATGGGTAGCGGCTGAAATCAGCAGCGTTACAAACAACTGGCCAGGCGGACATTGCTACATGGAGCTTGTGCAGACGGAAGAGGGAGGAGATAAGGTGATAGCAAAGGCAAGAGCTACAATTTGGAGAGAGAAGAACAGATTGCTTACTCCTCTGTTCCGGGAGACTGCCGGAGGAGATTTAAGAGGCGGAATAAAAATTTTAGTTAAGGTAAAAGCTACTTTCTCAGCTGTTTACGGATTCTCGCTTAACATAGTTAACATAGAACCTTCTTTTACGCTTGGGGATATGGAGGCGCGCAAGCAGCAGACTATCAAGCGTCTGGAGAAGGAGGGACTGATTAACCGGAATAAAGAGCTGGCTATTCCCGCTCTTCCATGCAGGATTGCAATAGTTTCCTCTGAAGGTGCCGCCGGCTACGGAGACTTTATGAAGCATATTAAGGAAGGCTCTGTGAATGAGCAAAATCAGGTGGAATCCGTACGCTTTAAAACAGAACTCTTTGAGGCTCCAATGCAAGGCGCGGAGGCTCCGGCAGGCATTGCAAAAGCCTTTGCCCTAATAGCAGAACGTCAGAAAGAATTTGATATTGTGGCGCTTATCCGCGGAGGAGGAAGCCAGATGGATTTGTCCTGCTTTGACGAATACCTTGTAGCAAAGGCAATTGCGGAGTGCCCGCTTCCTGTTGTGACAGGCGTAGGTCACGATAGGGATGTCCACATTTGTGATATAGTTGCCAGTCACCCTGTTAAAACTCCAACAGCCGCAGCCGCTTTTCTGTTAGATATTTTTTCTGCTGAGAGGCAAAAAATCGGAGAGTTTGGAGATAGGGTGCAAAAAGCTGTCAATCTGTATTTTGAAAAAGAGGACCAAAAGCTGGAGAAGCTTGTTTCCAGAGTTACCTTTATCTGCGGAACCGCAGTGCTAAGGCAGCAGAACATGCTGGAACAAAAGAGAATAGCTATCGGGAATATAATAGCAAAATACTTCACTCTAAAAGAGAATGAGATTAAGCTGCTGGAACAGAGGCTGCTAAGCTCCAGCCCTATGAAGATTTTGGAGAAGGGGTACAGCGTTATTTTTGCGGATGGGCGCAAGGCTGTATCTGTCAATGATATACATGATGGTTCTCATCTGCGCATTATGATGCGGGATGGAGAAGTTAGTGTGATTGTAAAAAAAGAAAAATAG
- the xseB gene encoding exodeoxyribonuclease VII small subunit — protein sequence MAEEKQTYEQAVQELNALVKKIENPNVSFTELESGLKRAMELIKFCKEELQGYKEKFDNIK from the coding sequence ATGGCGGAAGAGAAACAAACTTATGAGCAGGCGGTGCAGGAACTGAATGCTCTTGTGAAGAAGATTGAGAATCCAAATGTCTCATTTACAGAGTTGGAGAGCGGCCTGAAGCGGGCCATGGAATTGATTAAGTTTTGCAAGGAGGAATTGCAGGGCTACAAGGAAAAGTTTGATAATATTAAATGA